One Phaseolus vulgaris cultivar G19833 chromosome 2, P. vulgaris v2.0, whole genome shotgun sequence DNA window includes the following coding sequences:
- the LOC137809600 gene encoding lysM domain receptor-like kinase 3 yields MITQTMASLTSLLSLLIPLLATSYVGVAVFSLQASLQTTYLEPLRCSSKISTCNASLYHISYSHNADEIANFYSVHPSQIKPITRGTKQDYLITVPCSCHNTNGLAGYFYDTTYKVKPNDSSVEINNIVYSGQAWSINREVDPNEDLAIHLPCGCSEKNDSQIVVTYTVQRNDTPTSIATMLNATLDGMVSMNEVLAQNPSYIDITWVLYVPSQLNGLPSKGKDKKHHIIIGILAAVAFFSTITLIILVVVLRRSRANVTAKNDPNIVSKRSVGFRTISIKNRDFHAEHGEDATPFESERPVIYALEEIEEATNNFDETRRIGVGGYGSVYFGMLEKEVAVKKMRSNKSKEFYAELKALCKIHHINIVELLGYASGDDHLYLVYEYVPNGSLSEHLHDPLLKGHQPLSWCARIQIALDAAKGLEYIHDYTKARYVHRDIKTSNILLDEKLRAKVADFGLAKLVERTNDEEFIATRLVGTPGYLPPESVKELQVTIKTDVFAFGVVLSELITGKRALYRDSQQANNMKSLVTVVSQIFGNKYPQTVLPDVIDGNLQHSYPMEDVYRMAELAHWCLCEDPNDRPEMREMVVALSQIVMSSTEWEASLGGDSQVFSGVLDGR; encoded by the exons ATGATCACACAAACCATGGCTTCTCTAACTTCACTTCTTTCTCTTCTCATTCCTCTTCTTGCAACTTCTTATGTGGGTGTAGCTGTGTTTTCCTTACAAGCTTCTCTTCAAACAACTTATTTGGAACCTCTCAGATGCTCCTCTAAGATCAGCACATGCAATGCCTCACTCTACCACATAAGTTACAGTCACAATGCAGATGAGATAGCCAACTTTTATTCCGTTCATCCCTCCCAAATCAAACCTATAACGCGTGGCACAAAGCAAGATTACCTTATAACAGTGCCTTGTTCCTGCCATAACACCAATGGCCTTGCCGGATATTTCTATGATACAACCTACAAGGTGAAGCCTAATGACTCGTCTGTGGAGATTAACAACATTGTTTACAGTGGCCAAGCCTGGTCTATTAATAGAGAAGTGGACCCAAATGAGGACTTGGCAATACATCTTCCTTGTGGGTGTTCAGAAAAAAATGACTCCCAAATTGTTGTCACCTATACAGTTCAGCGGAATGATACACCCACATCAATCGCTACTATGCTAAATGCTACGCTAGATGGCATGGTTAGTATGAACGAAGTTCTGGCTCAAAACCCCTCATACATAGATATTACTTGGGTGCTATATGTTCCAAGCCAACTCAATGGGTTGCCTTCCAAAGGAAAAG ACAAGAAACACCATATAATCATTGGCATCTTAGCGGCTGTGGCATTCTTTTCAACTATTACTTTGATCATTCTCGTTGTCGTTCTTAGGAGATCCAGGGCCAATGTAACCGCCAAAAATGATCCAAATATTGTGTCTAAAAGATCAGTTGGATTTAGAACTATTTCCATAAAGAACCGAGACTTTCATGCAGAACATGGAGAAG ATGCAACTCCATTTGAATCAGAAAGACCAGTAATTTATGCTCTAGAGGAGATTGAAGAGGCTACGAATAACTTTGATGAAACGCGAAGGATTGGAGTAGGTGGATACGGGAGTGTGTATTTCGGAATGTTAGAGAAG GAGGTTGCTGTAAAGAAGATGAGATCTAATAAATCCAAAGAATTCTATGCAGAACTCAAAGCCTTGTGTAAGATCCATCACATTAACATT GTGGAGTTGTTGGGATATGCTAGCGGAGATGACCACCTTTATCTGGTGTATGAGTATGTTCCAAATGGATCTCTCAGTGAACACCTTCATGATCCATTGCTGAAAG GTCATCAGCCTCTCTCTTGGTGTGCTAGGATTCAAATTGCATTGGATGCAGCAAAAGGTCTTGAATACATACATGATTACACGAAAGCACGATATGTGCATCGTGATATAAAGACAAGTAATATTCTCCTTGACGAGAAGCTCAGAGCAAAG GTAGCAGATTTTGGACTTGCAAAGCTAGTAGAACGAACCAATGATGAAGAATTCATAGCAACAAGGCTTGTTGGAACACCGGGCTACCTTCCACCAGA ATCTGTTAAGGAGCTTCAAGTGACTATAAAAACAGATGTATTTGCATTTGGGGTGGTTCTGTCAGAGTTGATAACAGGGAAACGTGCACTATATCGTGACAGCCAACAAGCCAACAATATGAAATCACTTGTTACGGTT GTTAGCCAAATCTTCGGAAATAAGTACCCACAGACTGTTTTACCAGATGTCATAGATGGGAATCTTCAGCATAGCTATCCCATGGAAGATGTCTACAGG ATGGCAGAACTAGCTCATTGGTGTTTGTGCGAAGATCCAAATGACAGGCCTGAGATGAGGGAGATGGTTGTGGCATTGTCACAGATTGTTATGTCATCCACCGAATGGGAAGCATCACTAGGTGGAGACAGCCAAGTCTTCAGCGGGGTACTTGATGGAAGATGA
- the LOC137809601 gene encoding peroxidase 57-like, giving the protein MSRIFLTTLSLLLLLLAPYAAGEGLKYKNSEFHNLFPFLGRDEDSNTEITGDTPEDRKEFNDRLPYSMPKNAVQSTSKLGQGFYDQSCPDVENIISKAFAQILKDNPGAIAHVIRLQFHDCFVNGCDASILLDFTPSGDNVEKSSSFNGLLLKGADLMDDIKGKVEEKCPGIVSCADVMTFSTYEAMAMAGLPRKRAVAGRKDSIISLASIAESNNLPLPDWTIDQMMELFGRKGFNIEEMVVLLGAHSLGKAHCDFFMQRAFNFNGTGKPDPLLPKDVVDEFQKACPNGGTALFRNPPVAFDSTPTVLDNLFYQEMIQKNRTLLPSDSHLHEDPRTKPTVEQMANDHALFNKRFHDVMYKLTSLNVLTGTEGEVRKICRSTN; this is encoded by the exons ATGTCGCGGATCTTCCTTACTACTCTTTCTCTACTGCTCTTGCTCCTTGCTCCTTACGCGGCTGGTGAAGGACTTAAGTACAAAAATTCTGAATTTCATAATCTGTTTCCATTTCTGGGTCGTGATGAAGATTCGAACACGGAGATAACTGGTGATACGCCCGAGGACAGAAAAGAATTCAATGATCGATTACCCTACTCAATGCCTAAAAATGCTGTCCAGTCTACCAGCAAACTCGGTCAAGGATTCTACGACCAGAGTTGCCCCGATGTAGAAAATATCATCTCCAAAGCGTTCGCCCAAATCCTTAAGGATAATCCAGGTGCAATCGCTCACGTCATTCGCCTTCAATTCCATGACTGCTTCGTCAAT GGATGCGATGCATCGATCTTGTTAGATTTTACACCATCGGGTGACAATGTGGAGAAAAGTTCATCGTTCAATGGTCTACTCCTGAAAGGGGCTGACCTGATGGATGACATTAAGGGAAAGGTGGAGGAGAAATGTCCTGGAATCGTGTCATGTGCTGACGTAATGACATTCAGTACCTACGAAGCAATGGCAATGGCGGGTTTACCTCGTAAGAGGGCCGTGGCTGGTCGTAAAGACTCTATTATTTCCCTTGCAAGCATTGCAGAATCCAACAATCTTCCTCTGCCAGACTGGACCATCGACCAAATGATGGAACTCTTTGGCAGGAAAGGGTTCAACATAGAAGAAATGGTGGTGTTGTTGGGTGCACATTCTCTTGGCAAGGCTCATTGTGACTTCTTCATGCAGAGGGCCTTCAACTTCAATGGGACTGGGAAGCCTGACCCTCTCCTCCCTAAGGATGTGGTTGATGAATTCCAAAAAGCATGTCCTAACGGTGGCACAGCCCTGTTCAGGAACCCCCCAGTAGCCTTTGATTCCACTCCAACTGTTCTTGATAACCTCTTCTACCAGGAAATGATTCAAAAGAATAGAACGTTGCTCCCTAGCGATTCACATCTCCATGAAGATCCCAGAACTAAGCCAACTGTTGAACAGATGGCAAACGACCATGccttgttcaacaagaggtttCATGATGTCATGTACAAGCTCACTTCTTTGAATGTTCTCACAGGGACTGAAGGGGAGGTCAGGAAAATCTGCAGGTCCACCAACTAA
- the LOC137809927 gene encoding LOW QUALITY PROTEIN: uncharacterized protein (The sequence of the model RefSeq protein was modified relative to this genomic sequence to represent the inferred CDS: substituted 1 base at 1 genomic stop codon): MNVRMKRELTSLMKAPIERGWCNGLRCFSSVSSRWKGDIPTLLQPRVLLYDALSLFCHQGVKWVIRADKDIQIKFCCVXSDAAEPYLRACGLDREDVLHRMLFVEGLNEYSQGSTAALRVLSYLPPPYSALSSLWVIPTPLRDIVYDFAAKQRYEWLGRAKGYLVLREKDLLERFIDREELMRRAQDL; the protein is encoded by the exons ATGAATGTTAGGATGAAGAGAGAACTCACAAGCTTAATGAAGGCGCCAATAGAGAGAGGATGGTGTAATGGATTGCGTTGTTTCAGTTCTGTTTCTTCGAGGTGGAAGGGCGACATCCCCACTCTGCTTCAGCCCAGAGTTCTGTTGTACGACGCCCTTTCCCTCTTCTGCCACCAAG GAGTGAAATGGGTAATTAGAGCAGATAAGGACATACAGATCAAATTCTGTTGTGTTTAGTCTGATGCTGCTGAGCCCTATTTAAGAGCTTGCGGTCTTGATCGAGAGGATGTCCTACATCGAATGTTGTTTGTTGAAGGCCTAAATGAATATTCTCAAGGATCCACTG CTGCATTGCGAGTACTGTCATACTTACCACCACCTTACTCTGCTTTAAGCTCACTCTGGGTGATTCCAACTCCTCTAAGGGATATTGTTTATGATTTTGCAGCAAAACAAAGATATGAATGGTTAGGTAGGGCTAAAGGTTATTTGGTTTTGCGAGAGAAAGATCTGCTTGAGCGTTTCATTGACAGGGAAGAACTGATGAGACGAGCTCAAGATTTGTAG
- the LOC137810509 gene encoding deoxyribodipyrimidine photo-lyase, whose translation MASKLASPMTVQAGRIRTLKEGSCGEAGSGPVVYWMFRDQRVRDNWALIHAVAEANKANVPVAVVFNLFNSFLGAKSRHLGFMLRGLRQLCHRMQHTLQIPFFLFQGEAEETVPKFLRECGASLLVTDFSPLREVRRCKEEICKRVSDSVTVHEVDAHNVVPLWVASDKLEYSAKTIRTKINKRLSEYLVDFPDVEVDLPTRKWVLPENHSVDWDDLIADVLRRGAEVPEVDWCEPGEIAAREVLMGSENGFLTKRLKGYSLDRNNPCNPNALSGLSPYLHFGQISAQRCALEARKRRNSHPQAIDAFLEELIVRRELADNYCFYEPHYDSIKGAWGWAQNTLIQHATDKREHIYSREQLEKAQTADPLWNASQLEMVHNGKMHGFMRMYWAKKILEWTRGPEEALEISLYLNDKYELDGRDPNGYVGCMWSICGVHDQGWKERPVFGKIRYMNYAGCKRKFDVEKYIAYVNKLVRDLKKRKAENLVSQKEKVLRSCDPKD comes from the exons ATGGCTTCCAAATTAGCGTCGCCGATGACGGTTCAGGCAGGTCGAATTCGGACCCTGAAAGAAGGTTCATGCGGAGAAGCGGGTTCGGGTCCAGTTGTGTACTGGATGTTCAGAGATCAACGGGTGAGAGACAACTGGGCTCTGATCCACGCCGTTGCAGAGGCCAACAAAGCCAACGTTCCCGTTGCCGTTGTTTTCAATCTCTTCAACAGCTTTCTCGGCGCCAAATCCCGTCATCTAGGGTTCATGCTCAGGGGCTTGCGCCAATTGTGCCACCGTATGCAACATACTCTTCAAATTCCATTTTTCTTGTTCCAG GGAGAGGCGGAGGAGACGGTGCCAAAGTTTCTTAGAGAATGTGGAGCTTCACTTTTGGTAACGGATTTCTCACCATTGCGGGAAGTACGAAGGTgtaaagaagagatttgcaagaGGGTAAGTGATTCGGTTACGGTGCATGAAGTGGACGCTCACAACGTTGTGCCACTTTGGGTTGCCTCTGATAAATTGGAGTACAGTGCTAAGACAATCAGGACAAAGATAAACAAAAGGCTTTCTGAGTATCTCGTAGATTTCCCTGACGTCGAAGTTGATCTACCAACTAGGAAGTGGGTACTTCCCGAGAACCATTCCGTTGATTGGGATGATCTCATTGCTGACGTGTTAAG GAGAGGAGCTGAGGTTCCTGAAGTTGATTGGTGTGAGCCGGGGGAAATTGCGGCAAGGGAAGTGTTGATGGGAAGTGAAAATGGATTCTTGACTAAAAGGTTGAAAGGTTACTCCCTAGATCGCAACAACCCGTGCAACCCCAATGCACTTTCTGGTTTATCTCCCTATTTGCATTTTGGACAGATATCTGCTCAGCGATGTGCTTTGGAAGCACGTAAGCGGCGAAATTCACATCCTCAA GCAATTGATGCTTTCTTGGAGGAGTTGATTGTGCGGAGAGAGCTTGCTGATAACTATTGCTTCTACGAGCCCCATTATGATTCAATAAAAGGAGCATGGGGTTGGGCTCAGAACACCTTAATCCAACATGCCACTGATAAGCGTGAACATATTTACTC GAGGGAGCAATTGGAGAAGGCACAGACTGCTGATCCT CTCTGGAATGCTTCTCAGCTGGAGATGGTTCACAATGGGAAAATGCACGGTTTTATGCG AATGTATTGGGCAAAGAAGATACTTGAGTGGACACGAGGACCTGAAGAAGCCCTTGAGATATCTCTATATTTAAATGACAAG TATGAATTAGATGGGAGAGATCCAAATGGTTATGTTGGCTGCATGTGGTCAATATGCGGGGTTCATGATCAG GGGTGGAAGGAGCGACCCGTTTTTGGGAAAATTCGTTATATGAACTATGCAGGCTGCAAAAGAAAATTTGATGTCGAGAAATACATTGCATATGTCAATAAATTAGTTCGTGATCTTAAAAAGAGAAAGGCTGAAAACTTGGTATCTCAAAAGGAGAAAGTTCTTCGCAGTTGTGATCCTAAAGATTGA
- the LOC137810510 gene encoding SNARE-interacting protein KEULE-like has translation MSMSDSDSSSYVSDCKSFKLISRERLLHEMLRSTKTGDSKSTWKVLIMDKLTVKIMSHSCKMTDITDEGVSLVEDIYKRRQPLPSMDAIYFIQPTRENVIMCLSDMSGRTPLYRKAFIFFSSSISRELVMDIKKDSKVLSRLGALRELNLEYFPIDSQGFITNNERALEELFGDEENNYRGVTCLNVMAKRIATVFASLREFPSVRFRAAKSLDATTMTTFRDLIPTKLAAGVWDCLMRYKKSIPNFPQTETCELLILDRSVDQITPVIHEWTYDAMCHDLLNMEGNKYVHEVPGKSDGPPERKEVLLEDHDPIWLELRHAHIADASERLHEKMTNFVSKNKAAQIQHGSKGSGDMSTRDIQKMVQALPQYSEQIDKLSLHIEIAGKINRTIRESELRELGQLEQDLVFGDATTKDVIKFFTTKEDITHENKLRLLMILASVYPEKFEGEKGLNLMRLAKLTEEDMSVVHNLRMLGGQPVAKKSVTSAFGLKFEIRKKKRAARKERPGEEEKWQLSRFYPIIEEIIENLTRNELSKEDYPCLNDPSPSYHGSPFSGPVNQNPHSMRSRRTPTWARPRGSEDGYSSDSVLRHASSDFRKVGQRIFVFIVGGATRSELRVCHKLTEKLKREIILGSSSIDDPEQFITKLKMITTHELSLDDIQI, from the exons ATGTCTATGTCCGATTCCGATTCCTCCTCTTATGTCAGCGATTGCAAAAGTTTCAAGCTAATTAGCCGCGAGC GATTATTACATGAAATGCTGAGGTCAACAAAAACAGGGGATTCCAAATCAACTTGGAAG GTACTAATAATGGACAAACTTACTGTAAAGATAATGTCTCACTCGTGCAAGATGACTGACATCACTGATGAAGGTGTTTCAT tggtTGAAGACATATACAAGCGAAGGCAGCCATTGCCCTCCATGGATGCCATATATTTCATCCAGCCAACCAGAGAGAA TGTAATTATGTGCTTGTCAGACATGTCTGGAAGGACACCCTTATACAGGAA GGCATTTATTTTCTTCAGTTCAAGCATTTCCAGAGAATTAGTTATGGATATTAAGAAAGATTCAAAGGTGTTGTCTCGATTAGGTGCACTGAGAGAG TTGAATTTGGAGTATTTTCCCATAGACAGCCAG GGTTTCATCACAAATAATGAAAGGGCATTGGAGGAGCTATTTGGGGATGAAGAGAATAATTATAGAGGTGTTACATGTTTGAATGTGATGGCAAAACGAATTGCTACAGTTTTTGCATCTTTAAGA GAATTTCCTTCTGTTCGCTTTCGTGCTGCCAAGTCCCTAGATGCAACCACAATGACTACTTTTCGTGATCTTATACCTACAAAGCTTGCTGCTGGAGTCTGGGACTGCCTTATGagatataaaaaaagtattccTAATTTTCCTCAGACAGAGACCTGTGAATTGCTAATTCTTGACAGATCTGTTGATCAG ATAACTCCTGTGATACATGAATGGACTTATGATGCCATGTGTCATGATTTGCTGAACATGGAGGGAAACAAATATGTTCATGAA GTTCCTGGCAAATCCGATGGTCCACCAGAGAGGAAAGAGGTTCTTTTGGAGGATCATGATCCTATATGGCTTGAACTTCGCCATGCTCATATTGCAGAT GCTAGTGAACGGCTGCATGAGAAGATGACCAACTTCGTTTCAAAGAACAAAGCTGCACAAATACAACATGGTTCAAA AGGTAGCGGTGATATGTCAACAAGGGACATACAAAAGATGGTTCAAGCACTTCCACAATACAGTGAACAAATTGACAAGCTCTCCCTCCATATAGAG ATTGCAGGAAAGATTAATAGAACCATTAGGGAGTCAGAATTACGGGAACTTGGCCAACTGGAGCAAGATCTTGTTTTTGGAGATGCAACGACAAAAGATGTGATCAAATTTTTTACCACAAAAGAA GATATAACCCATGAAAATAAGTTGCGCCTGTTAATGATTCTTGCATCTGTTTATCCCGAGAAATTTGAGGGAGAAAAGGGCCTGAATTTGATGAGG CTAGCAAAATTGACAGAAGAGGATATGAGTGTTGTGCATAATTTGAGAATGCTTGGGGGACAACCAGTTGCCAAAAAAAGTGTAACATCTGCTTTTGGTCTTAAGTTTGAGATCCGTAAG AAGAAGCGCGCTGCAAGAAAAGAGCGTCCTGGTGAAGAAGAGAAATGGCAGTTATCACGCTTTTATCCTATAATAGAG GAAATCATTGAAAATCTCACGAGAAATGAATTGTCAAAGGAGGATTATCCATGTTTGAATGATCCAAGTCCATCTTACCACGGCTCACCTTTTTCTGGGCCTGTAAACCAAAATCCTCACTCGATGAGATCAAGACGAACACCAACTTGGGCTCGACCGCGAGGTTCTGAAGATGGATATTCAAG CGATTCGGTGCTTAGACATGCATCGAGTGATTTCAGGAAGGTGGGGCAACGAATCTTTGTATTCATTGTCGGTGGAGCAACCAGATCTGAG CTTAGGGTTTGCCATAAGCTTACCGAAAAGCTAAAGAGGGAGATTATTCTCGGTTCATCAAGTATTGATGACCCTGAACAATTTATTACG AAATTAAAGATGATAACGACGCATGAGCTTTCATTAGATGATATCCAGATATGA
- the LOC137810511 gene encoding uncharacterized protein — MKLTWSPERASKAYINTVQSCRVSSESGVAEFISAMAAGWNAQLIVETWSQGGLIATSIGLAVARSHTCGRHVCVVPDERARSEYAERMGEAGVAAEIVVGEAEEAMGGLVGVDFLVADSRRKDFPRVLRLAKLSNKGAVLLCKNANSNSKGFLWRSLVAQGSSRRVVRSAFLPVGKGLDMAYVSASGGNSTVRRWIKHVDQQSGDVHLIRR; from the exons ATGAAACTAACCTGGTCACCCGAGAGAGCTTCCAAAGCATACATCAACACAGTCCAATCT TGTCGGGTTTCAAGCGAATCAGGAGTGGCGGAGTTCATTTCCGCGATGGCGGCGGGGTGGAACGCGCAGCTCATCGTGGAGACGTGGTCGCAGGGAGGACTTATTGCTACCAGCATCGGGCTAGCCGTGGCGCGGTCGCACACGTGCGGACGGCACGTGTGCGTGGTTCCCGACGAGCGCGCTAGGTCGGAGTACGCCGAGAGAATGGGCGAGGCGGGCGTGGCTGCGGAGATCGTGGTGGGGGAGGCGGAGGAGGCGATGGGGGGCTTGGTCGGCGTGGACTTCTTGGTGGCGGATTCCCGGAGGAAGGACTTTCCGCGCGTGCTGAGGCTGGCGAAGTTGAGTAACAAAGGCGCTGTGTTGCTCTGCAAGAACGCGAATTCGAACTCCAAGGGTTTCCTATGGCGGAGCCTGGTGGCGCAGGGTTCTTCTCGGCGCGTGGTTCGTTCGGCGTTTCTTCCCGTGGGGAAGGGACTGGACATGGCATACGTGTCTGCCTCTGGAGGTAATAGCACTGTACGTAGATGGATTAAGCATGTTGATCAACAATCAGGGGACGTGCATTTGATTCGGAGATGA